A genomic window from Penaeus vannamei isolate JL-2024 unplaced genomic scaffold, ASM4276789v1 unanchor619, whole genome shotgun sequence includes:
- the LOC138861040 gene encoding uncharacterized protein produces the protein MKGSAHHTSRVTISPPPAPRPSPAHHHPVPHEVITRQHPSHHFPERHVITLSTSRPPPPSALYPPFIHHQHHHPHYILPSFITIITIRTITPATTNLTISLHSSPASPSALKHHYVIIKSHFWPPSPSSLYPKHHHTSSPSWHHIHHHHQTPKLLPISLSLYHPHRYITATTLTTIHHHNASQSSSSSPSSPYP, from the coding sequence ATGAAGGGGAGCGCTCACCATACCTCGAGAGTCACCATATCTCCTCCTCCGGCGCCACGCCCGTCGCCCGCGCATCACCATCCCGTCCCTCACGAGGTCATCACCAGACAACACCCTTCTCACCATTTCCCCGAGCGCCATGTCATCACCCTCTCGACATCACGCCCGCCACCACCATCCGCACTATATCCTCCCTTCattcatcaccagcatcaccatccgCACTATATCCTCCcttcattcatcaccatcatcaccatccgcaCTATCACGCCCGCCACCACCAACCTCACTATTTCTCTTCattcatcaccagcatcaccatccgCACTCAAGCATCACTACGTCATCATCAAATCTCATTTTTGGCCACCTTCACCGTCCTCGTTGTATCCTAAGCATCACCACACCTCATCACCATCCTGGCATCacatccatcaccatcaccaaacaCCAAAACTTCTCCCCATATCCCTATCACTATATCATCCCCATCGGTACATAACAGCTACCACACTCACCACCATCCATCACCACAATGCCTCACagtcatcctcttcctcaccctcttcaccATACccctaa
- the LOC138861041 gene encoding uncharacterized protein has product MPQTRGARPGETQRKRPHAPDQRSQTGRDTTKKTSRPRPEEPDRAKHNEKDLTPQTRGARPGETQRKRPHAPDQRSQTGRNTTKKTSRPRPEEPDRTRHNEKDLTPQTRGARPDETQRKRPHAPDQRSQTGRNTTKKTSPPRPEEPDRTKHNEKDLMASQRSQTGRNTTKKTSRPRPEEPDRAKEASQSQTAGTRHPETSATGPLQFHQIGSRADEAPVMDGRGLACEGGGGTARDGGDG; this is encoded by the coding sequence ATGCCCCAGACCAGAGGAGCCAGACCGGGCGAAACACAACGAAAAAGACCTCACGCCCCAGACCAGAGGAGCCAGACCGGACGAGACACAACGAAAAAGACCTCACGCCCCAGACCAGAGGAGCCAGACCGGGCGAAACACAACGAAAAAGACCTCACGCCCCAGACCAGAGGAGCCAGACCGGGCGAAACACAACGAAAAAGACCTCACGCCCCAGACCAGAGGAGCCAGACCGGGCGAAACACAACGAAAAAGACCTCACGCCCCAGACCAGAGGAGCCAGACCGGACGAGACACAACGAAAAAGACCTCACGCCCCAGACCAGAGGAGCCAGACCGGACGAAACACAACGAAAAAGACCTCACGCCCCAGACCAGAGGAGCCAGACCGGACGAAACACAACGAAAAAGACCTCACCCCCCAGACCAGAGGAGCCAGACCGGACGAAACACAACGAAAAAGACCTCATGGCCTCCCAGAGGAGCCAGACCGGACGAAACACAACGAAAAAGACCTCACGCCCCAGACCAGAGGAGCCAGACCGGGCGAAAGAGGCCTCGCAGAGCCAGACCGCAGGAACCCGCCACCCGGAGACCTCGGCGACCGGACCCTTGCAGTTCCACCAGATCGGTTCGCGAGCTGATGAGGCGCCGGTGATGGATGGCCGTGGACTGgcctgcgagggggggggggggacggcgagggatggtggtgatgggtga